One window from the genome of Candidatus Methylomirabilota bacterium encodes:
- a CDS encoding pyridoxal phosphate-dependent aminotransferase, producing the protein MVRSAGRAEAISPFIAMEVLERAQELERQGEHIIHLELGEPDFPTPACVQEAALKALQEGRTKYTHSLGIWELREAIAEHYASRYRVQVSPEQILVTTGTSPAMWLLFSAILESGDEVILSNPHYACYPNFIRFAGGQPAFVSVRERDGFQLDPRAVREKIGGRSKALLINSPANPTGAVLPEAVLKSLSDLGLLIVSDEIYHGLTYEGEEHSILEYTDHAVVLNGFSKAYAMTGWRLGYAILPRVLTRPLQKMHQNFFISASDFVQRAAIAALKGAQAEVERMRQIYDERRRYVVEALRRIGFTISREPQGAFYVLADATAFANDSYRLAFEILEQAKVAVTPGIDFGSEAEGHIRFSYANSLENIREAVRRLEVYLSDRRGD; encoded by the coding sequence ATGGTTCGGAGTGCAGGTCGGGCGGAGGCCATTTCCCCTTTCATTGCGATGGAGGTGTTGGAGCGCGCTCAGGAGCTCGAGAGGCAGGGGGAACACATCATCCATCTGGAGCTGGGCGAACCCGACTTTCCCACCCCCGCCTGCGTCCAGGAGGCGGCGCTGAAGGCCCTGCAGGAGGGGCGGACTAAATACACGCACAGTCTCGGGATCTGGGAACTCCGAGAGGCTATAGCCGAACACTACGCCAGCCGATACCGGGTCCAGGTCTCGCCAGAACAGATCCTTGTCACGACCGGGACTTCGCCCGCCATGTGGCTCCTCTTCTCGGCGATCCTGGAGTCCGGGGACGAGGTCATCCTGAGCAATCCCCACTACGCCTGCTATCCCAACTTCATCCGATTTGCTGGCGGCCAGCCAGCCTTTGTCTCAGTCCGAGAGCGAGATGGGTTTCAGCTCGACCCCCGGGCGGTTCGAGAGAAAATCGGCGGGCGGAGTAAGGCCCTGCTGATCAACTCTCCGGCGAACCCTACCGGGGCTGTCCTTCCGGAGGCGGTACTCAAGAGCCTGTCCGATCTCGGTCTGTTGATCGTCTCTGACGAGATTTACCACGGTTTGACGTATGAGGGGGAGGAGCATTCGATTCTGGAGTACACCGATCACGCCGTGGTGTTGAACGGCTTTTCCAAGGCCTACGCCATGACCGGCTGGAGACTGGGATACGCCATTCTGCCCCGAGTGCTGACGCGACCGCTGCAGAAGATGCATCAAAACTTCTTCATTTCTGCCAGCGACTTTGTCCAGCGAGCCGCGATCGCCGCACTGAAAGGGGCCCAGGCCGAGGTGGAAAGGATGCGGCAGATCTATGACGAGCGGCGCCGGTACGTGGTTGAAGCCCTGCGGCGGATCGGTTTCACCATCTCCCGGGAGCCTCAAGGCGCATTTTACGTCCTGGCCGATGCGACCGCGTTCGCCAACGACTCGTATCGGCTCGCCTTTGAGATCTTGGAGCAGGCCAAGGTGGCGGTCACCCCGGGGATCGACTTCGGGAGCGAGGCCGAAGGACATATCCGCTTTTCGTACGCCAATTCGCTCGAAAACATCCGGGAAGCGGTTCGGCGCCTTGAGGTCTATCTCTCCGACCGGAGGGGGGATTGA
- a CDS encoding HAD-IA family hydrolase gives MKPRHVEVLIFDLDGTLADTRADLMAAVNNALQRLEIPPLSMEQVCQYVGDGVHTLLSRALGPHHQDIVERGVALFREYYAVHLLDQTRLYAGVRETLEHFQGKRKAIVTNKPLDFTLRILAGLEIESHFEFVLGWDSTVERKPHPEPARKILSATGVQGRLAAVVGDSPADIEMAKQAGIYSVGVTYGLRPVAVLQAAGPDLLLDDLRELRHHLV, from the coding sequence TTGAAGCCCAGGCACGTGGAGGTGTTGATCTTCGATCTGGATGGCACGCTCGCCGACACGCGGGCCGACCTCATGGCAGCGGTCAACAATGCCCTCCAGAGACTTGAAATTCCCCCTCTTTCGATGGAGCAGGTCTGCCAGTACGTCGGGGATGGTGTCCACACCCTCCTCAGCCGGGCACTCGGTCCCCACCATCAGGACATCGTAGAGAGGGGGGTCGCGCTTTTTCGAGAGTATTACGCGGTCCACCTGCTCGATCAGACTCGGCTGTATGCTGGAGTTCGGGAGACGCTCGAACATTTCCAGGGGAAGCGAAAGGCGATCGTGACCAACAAACCCCTGGATTTCACCCTGCGCATCCTTGCGGGGCTCGAGATCGAGTCGCACTTTGAGTTCGTATTGGGCTGGGACAGCACTGTCGAACGGAAACCGCATCCAGAGCCGGCCAGGAAGATCCTCAGCGCCACTGGAGTCCAGGGTCGATTGGCGGCCGTGGTGGGGGATAGCCCCGCGGACATCGAAATGGCAAAACAAGCTGGAATCTATAGCGTCGGGGTGACGTACGGCCTGCGACCGGTCGCGGTTCTCCAAGCGGCGGGACCTGATCTCTTGCTGGATGATCTGCGTGAGCTCCGACACCACCTAGTTTAG
- a CDS encoding menaquinone biosynthesis protein, whose protein sequence is MRRPRVGKVRYINSEPVYYGIEEGAIEAACDLVEGTPAELNRMLEQGDLDISVISSVAYAQAPERYRLLPDLAISCDGAVGSVQCLSRLPLKDLNGEKVLVTQESLTSVYLLRLILERGYGVHPVYLRGDVPEALPEEVVAGLLIGDPALRAGHARRYPHQLDLGQGWKELTGLPFVFALWAVREAFYEVDPEGTRALHRALLASKAYSLGRAETLSAALHARVGISEEACVNYFRKQLSFDLTPKHLEGFEQFLKMSELGVLIPLPVPWRFLERV, encoded by the coding sequence GTGAGGCGACCTCGGGTCGGAAAGGTCCGCTACATCAATAGCGAGCCGGTCTATTACGGGATCGAAGAGGGGGCTATTGAGGCTGCTTGCGATCTTGTCGAGGGGACGCCGGCGGAACTCAATCGAATGCTCGAGCAGGGAGACCTCGATATCTCGGTGATCTCTTCGGTGGCCTATGCCCAGGCCCCCGAGAGGTATCGACTTCTCCCAGACCTGGCCATCTCCTGTGACGGCGCGGTCGGGAGTGTGCAGTGCCTGAGTCGTTTGCCCCTCAAAGACCTAAATGGAGAAAAGGTTCTCGTCACCCAAGAATCTCTGACCTCTGTCTATCTGCTCCGCCTAATCTTGGAGAGAGGCTACGGGGTGCACCCGGTCTACCTTCGGGGGGACGTGCCCGAGGCTCTTCCCGAAGAGGTGGTCGCTGGTCTCCTCATCGGCGATCCGGCGCTGAGGGCGGGTCATGCACGCAGGTATCCGCACCAACTGGATCTGGGGCAGGGGTGGAAAGAACTCACCGGGCTCCCGTTCGTCTTTGCCCTCTGGGCCGTGCGAGAGGCCTTTTACGAGGTGGATCCTGAAGGGACCCGGGCGCTTCATCGAGCGCTATTGGCTTCCAAGGCATATAGCCTGGGGCGGGCCGAGACACTCAGTGCTGCTCTCCATGCGCGGGTCGGCATTAGCGAAGAGGCCTGCGTGAATTACTTTCGCAAGCAGCTCTCCTTCGATCTCACCCCGAAACACCTCGAGGGATTCGAGCAGTTTCTCAAGATGTCCGAACTGGGGGTGCTCATCCCTCTTCCGGTTCCGTGGCGCTTCTTGGAGAGGGTATAA
- a CDS encoding molybdenum cofactor guanylyltransferase, protein MAEAMTISGVIQAGGKSTRMGRNKAVLEIGGKRLIDRLVDGLQQIFPEVIIVANTPDLYENLGVRVVPDLIPGKGSLGGIYTATAVASHPWAFVMACDMPFFNPGLIRYLATLTEGWDAVIPYTDDWEPLYALYAKTCLHQMERLIQSGNLKISRFFPHVRVRRVDREELHPHDPQGLSLFNVNTPEEFARAEEWWRQLSATR, encoded by the coding sequence ATGGCAGAGGCAATGACGATCAGCGGGGTAATCCAGGCCGGGGGGAAGTCGACCCGGATGGGGCGCAACAAAGCGGTCTTGGAAATCGGGGGAAAGCGTCTCATCGACCGATTGGTCGATGGCCTTCAGCAGATCTTCCCAGAAGTCATCATCGTAGCCAATACGCCGGACCTCTACGAAAACCTAGGCGTACGGGTGGTCCCGGACTTGATCCCCGGTAAGGGCTCTCTGGGCGGTATCTATACGGCAACCGCCGTCGCCAGCCACCCGTGGGCTTTTGTCATGGCGTGCGATATGCCTTTCTTCAACCCTGGCCTGATCCGGTACCTTGCCACCCTCACCGAGGGCTGGGACGCGGTCATCCCGTATACGGATGACTGGGAGCCATTGTACGCGTTGTACGCTAAGACTTGTCTCCATCAGATGGAGCGCCTGATTCAATCCGGCAATCTTAAAATCTCCCGGTTCTTTCCCCACGTCCGGGTCCGGCGGGTCGACCGAGAGGAACTGCACCCCCACGATCCCCAAGGGCTCAGCCTGTTCAACGTGAACACGCCGGAGGAGTTTGCCCGGGCCGAGGAGTGGTGGCGTCAGCTCTCGGCGACACGATAG
- a CDS encoding amidohydrolase family protein: MLILTARYVLPVNQPAIRDGALLIEGSRIRAVGPRALLLKDHPEATRRDLGEAILLPGLVNVHTHLELSVLRGQVHPGHSFVDWVLMLLERKQGLGWEAYVIAVEEGIAELIRSGTTCVGDVSSIGASFMGLKRSGLRGVVYREIIGLDGTRAEAISEMPFAHIEAMREEARGNPLDVGISPHAIYSVSPQLFQLCRQFQQRARLKMAIHAAESPAEIEYLRSGTGEIRRRLLPATGWGELPPPTLGTSPVTYLHGLGVLDPECLLIHTVHLTEEDLDILAKSDVKVAHCPRSNAHLGVGQAPLKALLDRGIPTGLGTDSLASNQSLSLWDEVRFAHRAHGGLLSPEEWITMATLGGAQALGLDREIGTLEPGKRADLTAVTLGKAGADPYEYLLDEASPEKVRLTMVDGVSLFEREET; this comes from the coding sequence ATGCTCATCCTCACTGCCCGATACGTCCTCCCGGTCAATCAACCCGCAATCCGTGACGGCGCCCTCCTCATTGAAGGGTCCCGCATCCGGGCTGTCGGGCCACGGGCGCTCCTGCTGAAAGACCATCCCGAAGCGACGAGGCGGGACCTGGGCGAGGCGATCCTCCTCCCCGGCCTCGTCAACGTCCACACGCATCTTGAACTCAGCGTCCTTCGGGGACAGGTTCATCCGGGTCATTCTTTCGTGGATTGGGTCCTGATGCTTCTGGAACGGAAGCAGGGCCTCGGTTGGGAGGCGTACGTGATCGCCGTCGAGGAGGGGATCGCTGAATTGATCCGGTCGGGCACCACCTGCGTGGGGGACGTCAGCTCGATTGGGGCGAGCTTTATGGGGCTCAAACGGAGTGGTCTCCGGGGGGTGGTGTACCGGGAGATCATCGGTCTGGACGGTACCCGCGCCGAAGCAATCAGTGAAATGCCCTTTGCGCATATTGAGGCTATGCGGGAGGAGGCCCGGGGGAATCCTCTTGATGTGGGAATATCCCCTCATGCCATCTATAGCGTTTCGCCCCAGCTGTTCCAGCTGTGTCGACAGTTCCAGCAGCGCGCCCGTCTCAAGATGGCGATCCATGCCGCCGAGAGTCCCGCTGAGATCGAGTACCTCCGGTCGGGCACCGGAGAGATTCGAAGGCGTCTCCTACCCGCCACCGGGTGGGGCGAGCTTCCACCGCCGACACTCGGGACGAGTCCAGTGACCTATCTGCACGGCTTGGGGGTGTTAGATCCGGAGTGTCTCCTCATTCATACCGTCCACCTGACGGAGGAGGACCTCGACATCCTGGCCAAGAGCGATGTAAAGGTCGCCCACTGCCCTCGGTCCAATGCGCATCTCGGGGTCGGCCAGGCGCCGCTGAAGGCACTTCTAGATCGTGGAATTCCGACGGGCCTGGGCACCGATTCGCTTGCCAGCAACCAGAGTCTCAGTCTCTGGGATGAGGTCCGTTTTGCTCATCGGGCGCATGGTGGTCTTCTTTCCCCGGAAGAGTGGATCACCATGGCGACCTTGGGGGGGGCGCAGGCCTTAGGTCTCGATCGAGAGATAGGGACCCTGGAACCTGGAAAGCGAGCTGATCTCACAGCCGTGACGCTGGGCAAGGCAGGAGCGGACCCATATGAGTATCTGCTCGACGAGGCCAGTCCAGAAAAGGTGCGGCTGACCATGGTGGACGGCGTTTCGTTGTTCGAGCGGGAGGAAACGTGA